A portion of the Agelaius phoeniceus isolate bAgePho1 chromosome 29, bAgePho1.hap1, whole genome shotgun sequence genome contains these proteins:
- the LOC129131140 gene encoding heterogeneous nuclear ribonucleoprotein M isoform X1, whose amino-acid sequence MEESMKKAAEVLNKHSLGGRPLKVKEDPDGEHARRAMQKVMAAGGMGIGPGPGGPGMINIPPSILNNPNIPNEIIHALQAGRLGSTVFVANLDYKVGWKKLKEVFSMAGVVVRADILEDKDGKSRGIGTVTFEQAIEAVQAISMFNGQLLFDRPMHVKMDERAFPKGDFFPPERPQQLPHGLGGIGMGLGPGGQPIDANHLNKGMGMGNMGPGGMGMEGMGFGMNKMGGMEGPFGGMENIGRFPGGMNMGRMSEMDRAMGGGFEREFGRNEMGMSRSFGETLERGIGGGNASIPGIERMAPGIERMGSGIERLPAGMGHGMERVGSDIDRMGLVLDRMGSNVERMGSGMERMAPLGIDHLAPNLERMGPGMERMGPGMERMGSGIGFGIERMGAAIERVGGAMDRMGSGVERMGAGMDRMGIGLERMVPAGMGTGMGQVIERMPAGLERIGGPPMDRIGIERMGAAPMDRMGLERIGATNMERMGPPMGQGMGAGMERMGLPMGSNFERPMDMERGNFAGNFAGSLGGAGGPAPGVARKACQIFVRNLPFDFTWKMLKDKFNECGHVLYADIKMENGKSKGCGVVRFESPEVAERACRMMNGLQLRGREIDVRIDRNA is encoded by the exons ATGGAGGAGAGCATGAAGAAGGCTGCTGAAGTTCTGAACAAACACAGTCTTGGTGGGAGACCCCTGAAAGTGAAAGAA GACCCCGACGGGGAGCACGCCAGGAGGGCCATGCAGAAGGtgatggcagcaggagggatgggCATCGGGCCCGGCCCTGGCGGCCCTGGCATGATCAACATCCCCCCCAGCATCCTGAACAACCCCAACATCCCCAACGAGATCATCCACGCCCTGCAGGCCGGCCGCCTCGGCAGCACCGTCTTCGTGGCCAAC CTGGACTACAAGGTGGGCTGGAAGAAGCTGAAGGAGGTGTTCAGCATGGCTGGGGTGGTGGTGAGGGCCGACATCCTGGAGGACAAGGACGGCAAGAGCCGCGGCATCGGCACCGTCACCTTCGAGCAGGCCATCGAGGCCGTGCAGGCCATCT CCATGTTCAATGGGCAGCTGCTCTTTGACAGACCCATGCACGTCAAAATG GATGAACGAGCCTTCCCCAAGGGAGATTTCTTCCCTCCAGAGCGACCCCAACAACTCCCTC ATGGTCTTGGTGGTATTGGCATGGGATTAGGACCTGGAGGTCAACCTATTGATGCAAATCATTTAAACAAAGGCATGGGAATGGGCAACATGGGACCTGGAG gaatgggaatggaaggcATGGGCTTTGGAATGAATAAAATGGGAG GCATGGAAGGTCCCTTTGGTGGCATGGAGAACATCGGCCGCTTCCCCGGCGGGATGAACATGGGCAGGATGAGCG AGATGGATCGAGCCATGGGAGGGGGATTTGAGAGGGAGTTTGGAAGAAATGAGATGGGAATGTCCCGGAGTTTTGGAGAGACCCTGGAGAGGGGAATAG GTGGTGGCAACGCCAGCATTCCCGGCATCGAGAGGATGGCCCCCGGCATCGAGCGCATGGGCTCGGGCATCGAGCGGCTCCCGGCCGGGATGGGGCACGGCATGGAGCGGGTGGGCTCGGACAtagacaggatggggctggtgCTGGACCGCATGGGCTCCAACGTGGAGCGCATGGGCTCGGGCATGGAGCGCATGGCGCCGCTGGGCATCGACCACCTGGCGCCCAACCTGGAGCGCATGGGGCCGGGCATGGAGCGCATGGGGCCGGGCATGGAGCGCATGGGCTCCGGCATCGGCTTCGGCATCGAGCGCATGGGCGCCGCCATCGAGCGCGTGGGCGGCGCCATGGACAGGATGGGCTCGGGCGTGGAGCGCATGGGGGCGGGCATGGATAGGATGGGCATCGGCCTGGAGCGCATGGTGCCCGCCGGCATGGGCACGGGCATGGGGCAGGTGATAGAGAGGATGCCCGCGGGGCTGGAGCGCATCGGGGGCCCGCCCATGGACAGGATCGGGATAGAGAGGATGGGAGCCGcccccatggacaggatgggcCTGGAGCGCATCGGGGCCACCAACATGGAGAGGATGGGGCCGCCCATGGGGCAGGGCATGGGGGCAGGCATGGAGCGCATGGGGCTGCCCATGGGCAGCAACTTCGAGCGGCCCATGGACATGGAGCGGGGCAACTTCGCAGGGAATTTTGCAGGGTCCCTGGGAGGAGCCGGAGGCCCCGCGCCCGGCGTGGCCCGGAAAGCCTGTCAGATATTTGTGAGAAAT CTACCTTTTGATTTTACATGGAAAATGCTGAAAGATAAATTCAATGAATGTG gcCACGTGCTCTATGCTGACATCAAGATGGAGAACGGCAAGTCCAAGGGCTGCGGCGTGGTGCGCTTCGAGTCGCCCGAGGTGGCGGAGCGCGCGTGCCGCATGATGAACGGGCTGCAGCTGCGCGGCCGCGAGATCGACGTGCGGATCGACCGCAACGCCTAG
- the LOC129131140 gene encoding heterogeneous nuclear ribonucleoprotein M isoform X2 — MEESMKKAAEVLNKHSLGGRPLKVKEDPDGEHARRAMQKVMAAGGMGIGPGPGGPGMINIPPSILNNPNIPNEIIHALQAGRLGSTVFVANLDYKVGWKKLKEVFSMAGVVVRADILEDKDGKSRGIGTVTFEQAIEAVQAISMFNGQLLFDRPMHVKMDERAFPKGDFFPPERPQQLPRMGMEGMGFGMNKMGGMEGPFGGMENIGRFPGGMNMGRMSGRRGLEMDRAMGGGFEREFGRNEMGMSRSFGETLERGIGGGNASIPGIERMAPGIERMGSGIERLPAGMGHGMERVGSDIDRMGLVLDRMGSNVERMGSGMERMAPLGIDHLAPNLERMGPGMERMGPGMERMGSGIGFGIERMGAAIERVGGAMDRMGSGVERMGAGMDRMGIGLERMVPAGMGTGMGQVIERMPAGLERIGGPPMDRIGIERMGAAPMDRMGLERIGATNMERMGPPMGQGMGAGMERMGLPMGSNFERPMDMERGNFAGNFAGSLGGAGGPAPGVARKACQIFVRNLPFDFTWKMLKDKFNECGHVLYADIKMENGKSKGCGVVRFESPEVAERACRMMNGLQLRGREIDVRIDRNA, encoded by the exons ATGGAGGAGAGCATGAAGAAGGCTGCTGAAGTTCTGAACAAACACAGTCTTGGTGGGAGACCCCTGAAAGTGAAAGAA GACCCCGACGGGGAGCACGCCAGGAGGGCCATGCAGAAGGtgatggcagcaggagggatgggCATCGGGCCCGGCCCTGGCGGCCCTGGCATGATCAACATCCCCCCCAGCATCCTGAACAACCCCAACATCCCCAACGAGATCATCCACGCCCTGCAGGCCGGCCGCCTCGGCAGCACCGTCTTCGTGGCCAAC CTGGACTACAAGGTGGGCTGGAAGAAGCTGAAGGAGGTGTTCAGCATGGCTGGGGTGGTGGTGAGGGCCGACATCCTGGAGGACAAGGACGGCAAGAGCCGCGGCATCGGCACCGTCACCTTCGAGCAGGCCATCGAGGCCGTGCAGGCCATCT CCATGTTCAATGGGCAGCTGCTCTTTGACAGACCCATGCACGTCAAAATG GATGAACGAGCCTTCCCCAAGGGAGATTTCTTCCCTCCAGAGCGACCCCAACAACTCCCTC gaatgggaatggaaggcATGGGCTTTGGAATGAATAAAATGGGAG GCATGGAAGGTCCCTTTGGTGGCATGGAGAACATCGGCCGCTTCCCCGGCGGGATGAACATGGGCAGGATGAGCGGTAGGCGCGGCCTCG AGATGGATCGAGCCATGGGAGGGGGATTTGAGAGGGAGTTTGGAAGAAATGAGATGGGAATGTCCCGGAGTTTTGGAGAGACCCTGGAGAGGGGAATAG GTGGTGGCAACGCCAGCATTCCCGGCATCGAGAGGATGGCCCCCGGCATCGAGCGCATGGGCTCGGGCATCGAGCGGCTCCCGGCCGGGATGGGGCACGGCATGGAGCGGGTGGGCTCGGACAtagacaggatggggctggtgCTGGACCGCATGGGCTCCAACGTGGAGCGCATGGGCTCGGGCATGGAGCGCATGGCGCCGCTGGGCATCGACCACCTGGCGCCCAACCTGGAGCGCATGGGGCCGGGCATGGAGCGCATGGGGCCGGGCATGGAGCGCATGGGCTCCGGCATCGGCTTCGGCATCGAGCGCATGGGCGCCGCCATCGAGCGCGTGGGCGGCGCCATGGACAGGATGGGCTCGGGCGTGGAGCGCATGGGGGCGGGCATGGATAGGATGGGCATCGGCCTGGAGCGCATGGTGCCCGCCGGCATGGGCACGGGCATGGGGCAGGTGATAGAGAGGATGCCCGCGGGGCTGGAGCGCATCGGGGGCCCGCCCATGGACAGGATCGGGATAGAGAGGATGGGAGCCGcccccatggacaggatgggcCTGGAGCGCATCGGGGCCACCAACATGGAGAGGATGGGGCCGCCCATGGGGCAGGGCATGGGGGCAGGCATGGAGCGCATGGGGCTGCCCATGGGCAGCAACTTCGAGCGGCCCATGGACATGGAGCGGGGCAACTTCGCAGGGAATTTTGCAGGGTCCCTGGGAGGAGCCGGAGGCCCCGCGCCCGGCGTGGCCCGGAAAGCCTGTCAGATATTTGTGAGAAAT CTACCTTTTGATTTTACATGGAAAATGCTGAAAGATAAATTCAATGAATGTG gcCACGTGCTCTATGCTGACATCAAGATGGAGAACGGCAAGTCCAAGGGCTGCGGCGTGGTGCGCTTCGAGTCGCCCGAGGTGGCGGAGCGCGCGTGCCGCATGATGAACGGGCTGCAGCTGCGCGGCCGCGAGATCGACGTGCGGATCGACCGCAACGCCTAG
- the LOC129131140 gene encoding heterogeneous nuclear ribonucleoprotein M isoform X3 produces MEESMKKAAEVLNKHSLGGRPLKVKEDPDGEHARRAMQKVMAAGGMGIGPGPGGPGMINIPPSILNNPNIPNEIIHALQAGRLGSTVFVANLDYKVGWKKLKEVFSMAGVVVRADILEDKDGKSRGIGTVTFEQAIEAVQAISMFNGQLLFDRPMHVKMDERAFPKGDFFPPERPQQLPRMGMEGMGFGMNKMGGMEGPFGGMENIGRFPGGMNMGRMSEMDRAMGGGFEREFGRNEMGMSRSFGETLERGIGGGNASIPGIERMAPGIERMGSGIERLPAGMGHGMERVGSDIDRMGLVLDRMGSNVERMGSGMERMAPLGIDHLAPNLERMGPGMERMGPGMERMGSGIGFGIERMGAAIERVGGAMDRMGSGVERMGAGMDRMGIGLERMVPAGMGTGMGQVIERMPAGLERIGGPPMDRIGIERMGAAPMDRMGLERIGATNMERMGPPMGQGMGAGMERMGLPMGSNFERPMDMERGNFAGNFAGSLGGAGGPAPGVARKACQIFVRNLPFDFTWKMLKDKFNECGHVLYADIKMENGKSKGCGVVRFESPEVAERACRMMNGLQLRGREIDVRIDRNA; encoded by the exons ATGGAGGAGAGCATGAAGAAGGCTGCTGAAGTTCTGAACAAACACAGTCTTGGTGGGAGACCCCTGAAAGTGAAAGAA GACCCCGACGGGGAGCACGCCAGGAGGGCCATGCAGAAGGtgatggcagcaggagggatgggCATCGGGCCCGGCCCTGGCGGCCCTGGCATGATCAACATCCCCCCCAGCATCCTGAACAACCCCAACATCCCCAACGAGATCATCCACGCCCTGCAGGCCGGCCGCCTCGGCAGCACCGTCTTCGTGGCCAAC CTGGACTACAAGGTGGGCTGGAAGAAGCTGAAGGAGGTGTTCAGCATGGCTGGGGTGGTGGTGAGGGCCGACATCCTGGAGGACAAGGACGGCAAGAGCCGCGGCATCGGCACCGTCACCTTCGAGCAGGCCATCGAGGCCGTGCAGGCCATCT CCATGTTCAATGGGCAGCTGCTCTTTGACAGACCCATGCACGTCAAAATG GATGAACGAGCCTTCCCCAAGGGAGATTTCTTCCCTCCAGAGCGACCCCAACAACTCCCTC gaatgggaatggaaggcATGGGCTTTGGAATGAATAAAATGGGAG GCATGGAAGGTCCCTTTGGTGGCATGGAGAACATCGGCCGCTTCCCCGGCGGGATGAACATGGGCAGGATGAGCG AGATGGATCGAGCCATGGGAGGGGGATTTGAGAGGGAGTTTGGAAGAAATGAGATGGGAATGTCCCGGAGTTTTGGAGAGACCCTGGAGAGGGGAATAG GTGGTGGCAACGCCAGCATTCCCGGCATCGAGAGGATGGCCCCCGGCATCGAGCGCATGGGCTCGGGCATCGAGCGGCTCCCGGCCGGGATGGGGCACGGCATGGAGCGGGTGGGCTCGGACAtagacaggatggggctggtgCTGGACCGCATGGGCTCCAACGTGGAGCGCATGGGCTCGGGCATGGAGCGCATGGCGCCGCTGGGCATCGACCACCTGGCGCCCAACCTGGAGCGCATGGGGCCGGGCATGGAGCGCATGGGGCCGGGCATGGAGCGCATGGGCTCCGGCATCGGCTTCGGCATCGAGCGCATGGGCGCCGCCATCGAGCGCGTGGGCGGCGCCATGGACAGGATGGGCTCGGGCGTGGAGCGCATGGGGGCGGGCATGGATAGGATGGGCATCGGCCTGGAGCGCATGGTGCCCGCCGGCATGGGCACGGGCATGGGGCAGGTGATAGAGAGGATGCCCGCGGGGCTGGAGCGCATCGGGGGCCCGCCCATGGACAGGATCGGGATAGAGAGGATGGGAGCCGcccccatggacaggatgggcCTGGAGCGCATCGGGGCCACCAACATGGAGAGGATGGGGCCGCCCATGGGGCAGGGCATGGGGGCAGGCATGGAGCGCATGGGGCTGCCCATGGGCAGCAACTTCGAGCGGCCCATGGACATGGAGCGGGGCAACTTCGCAGGGAATTTTGCAGGGTCCCTGGGAGGAGCCGGAGGCCCCGCGCCCGGCGTGGCCCGGAAAGCCTGTCAGATATTTGTGAGAAAT CTACCTTTTGATTTTACATGGAAAATGCTGAAAGATAAATTCAATGAATGTG gcCACGTGCTCTATGCTGACATCAAGATGGAGAACGGCAAGTCCAAGGGCTGCGGCGTGGTGCGCTTCGAGTCGCCCGAGGTGGCGGAGCGCGCGTGCCGCATGATGAACGGGCTGCAGCTGCGCGGCCGCGAGATCGACGTGCGGATCGACCGCAACGCCTAG
- the LOC143696152 gene encoding uncharacterized protein LOC143696152 — MRSASRAVSRHLAHGPFPLARMRGAAPPGGPACAAVPSCPALPTQRTRWEMAAAAASQNAPGKMEPPPAAAAAAAAAPPAPNGAAGAGGPPPKSEGERPTPNEKKKEKGMKRGGNRFEPYANPAKRYRAFITNIPFDVKWQSLKDLVKEKVGEVTYVELLMDAEGKSRVSV, encoded by the exons ATGCGCAGCGCCTCACGCGCCGTTTCCCGCCACCTCGCGCACGGCCCGTTCCCCCTGGCGCGCATGCGGGGAgcggcgccccctggcggcccGGCCTGCGCCGCCGTCCCGTCGTGCCCCGCGCTCCCCACACAAAGGACGCGCTGGGAAatggcggcggccgcggcctCGCAAAACGCCCCCGGGAAAATGGAGCCGcccccggcggcggccgcggcggcagcggcggctccGCCAGCGCCCAACGGGGCGGCCGGCGCGGGGGGGCCGCCCCCCAAGAG CGAAGGCGAGCGCCCGACccccaatgagaagaagaaggagaaggggatgAAGAGGGGAGGGAATCGCTTCGAGCCCTACGCCAACCCCGCCAAGAGGTACCGAGCCTTCATCACCAACATCCCCTTCGACGTCAAGTGGCAGTCCCTGAAGGACCTGGTCAAAGAGAAAG TTGGTGAGGTAACATACGTGGAGCTCTTAATGGACGCTGAAGGAAAGTCAAGGGTAAGTGTTTGA
- the YJU2 gene encoding splicing factor YJU2, producing MSERKVLNKYYPPDFDPAKIPKLKLPKDRQYVVRLMAPFNMRCKTCGEYIYKGKKFNARKETVQNESYLGLPIFRFYIKCTRCLAEITFKTDPENTDYTMEHGATRNFQAEKLLEEEEKRMQKEREEEELNNPMKVLENRTKDSKLEMEVLENLQELKELNQRQANVDFEAMLKQYKELEEEQRRKEQEEDEQEMKAMLEQAQNRRLLVDSDSDEEAAKPRPNPTAQTKPTDILQEDPQPQSKKPRMESWERSVGKLSTKAQLAGLVARRKEKDKEKADPALENGMETKGTTASTGSLPAAAAAATSSLGLLGAYSDSEDSASD from the exons ATGTCGGAACGGAAAGTGCTGAAC AAATATTACCCCCCGGACTTCGATCCGGCCAAGATCCCGAAGCTGAAGCTGCCCAAGGACCGGCAGTATGTAGTGAGGCTCATGGCCCCCTTCAACATGag GTGCAAGACGTGTGGGGAGTACATCTACAAGGGCAAGAAGTTCAACGCCCGCAAGGAGACAGTGCAGAACGAGTCCTACCTGGGGCTGCCCATCTTCCGCTTCTACATCAAGTGCACTCGCTGCCTGGCTGAGATCACCTTCAAG ACAGACCCCGAGAACACAGATTACACCATGGAGCACGGGGCCACCAGGAACTTCCAGGCAGAGAAactcctggaggaggaggagaagaggatgcagaaggagagggaagaggaggagctcAACAATCCTATGAAG GTCCTGGAGAACCGAACCAAGGACTCCAAGCTGGAGATGGAGGTCCTGGAgaacctgcaggagctgaaggagctcaACCAGCGCCAGGCCAACGTGGACTTTGAGGCCATGCTGAAGCAGTacaaggagctggaggaggagcagaggcgcaaggagcaggaggaggatgagcAGGAGATGAA ggccatGCTGGAACAGGCCCAGAACCGGCGGCTCCTGGTGGATTCCGACTCTGACGAGGAAGCGGCCAAACCCCGCCCCAACCCCACGGCCCAGACAAAACCCACGGACATCCTGCAGGAG gacccccagccccagagcaagAAGCCCaggatggagagctgggagcGCAGCGTGGGCAAGCTCAGCACCAAggcccagctggcagggctggtggccCGCAGGAAGGAGAAGGACAAGGAGAAGGCAGATCCTGCCCTGGAAAACGGGATGGAAACCAAAGGCACCACAGCCAGCACTG gctcccttccagcagcagcagcagcagccacgtCCTCGCTGGGTTTGTTGGGAGCCTACTCGGACAGCGAGGACAGCGCCAGCGACTGA
- the SHD gene encoding SH2 domain-containing adapter protein D isoform X1: MLATGLSPGLGGHQGGLRPCPPRCVPHCPAVTTTPSTSWDPERDPKERGGTFVPGTDNARRGLRAGLGGPNLLPPVWCLSPPKPGGRGGAEPPVPPRMSSPGGVMEMGGSLFPPKPCTPPAPLGGGIPSPGSGGPGSPPPCPAVTGEEPPAVARGSRCPPPLGGPSVSPSPSLPLSPRWSHPPRAGAPGEAGAGGFRGLRSAPRAAATQSGSGGGGGGGGGGVPAGPGAAGSRPSRRCRCRSPPWPSGSGSTWAGGPGAPPRARPSPTTAVPGAPPPPPPPPPRSAAPPPPRATASCGWGAAPAACSRAQVRASTRSPSRVSRTRRPRAAATRRPQGARGRARAGGCGRAGVPSCTTPPPRSGTRPGTARGHPRPARAASPATTSARPMSTTSPGSGRRITSHGRSQFESPERSPSLSRPLPRSPRAPGGPRPACPPSPRHVDTSLPLEKQAWYHGPIGRAGAETLLALCREGSFLVRDCETSPEDYSLSLRSSQGFVHVKLTRTREQHFTLGRAGAAFPSVPAAVGHYTARALPVRGARHLSLLYPVAVQPL; this comes from the exons ATGCTGGCCACTGGGCTCagcccggggctgggggggcaccAGGGGGGTCTCAGGCCGTGTCCTCCCAGATGTGTCCCCCACTGCCCAGCTGTCACCACCAcccccagcaccagctgggaCCCCGAGAGGGACCCCAAGGAGCGGGGAGGGACCTTTGTTCCGGGCACAGACAATGCCAGGAGGGGACTCAGGGCAGGACTGGGGGGTCCCAACCTCCTGCCCCCCGTGTGGTGCCTGAGCCCCCCCAAACCCGGCGGCAGggggggagcagagccccccgtgccccccaggATGAGCTCCCCGGGCGGGGTGATGGAGATGGGGGGGTCGTTGTTCCCCCCAAAGCCTTGCACGCCCCCAGCCCCATTGGGGGGGGGGATCCCATCGCCGGGGTCTGGGGGTCCCGGTTCCCCCCCGCCATGTCCCGCTGTGACCGGGGAGGAACCGCCCGCTGTCGctcgggggtcccggtgccccccgCCACTCGGGGGTCCCTCCGTGTCGCCCTCGCCGTCCCTGCCGCTGTCCCCTCGGTGGTCTCACCCCCCCCGTGCCGGTGCCCCCGGCGAGGCGGGCGCGGGGGGGTTTCGGGGGCTCCGGTCCGCGCCGCGCGCGGCGGCGACACAAAGCGgctccggcggcggcggcggcggcggcggcgggggggtCCCGGCGGGTCCCGGTGCCGCTGGGTCCCGGCCGTCCCGGCGCTGCCGGTGCCGCTCCCCGCCATGGCCAAGTGGCTCCGGGAGTACCTGGGCCGGGGGGCCCGGCGCTcccccccgcgcccgccccaGCCCGACTACAGCGGTCCCGGGggcccccccgccgccgcccccgccgccgccgcgctccgcggccccgccgcctccccgcgCCACCGCCTCGTGCGGGTGGGGGGCGGCCCCCGCCGCCTGCAGCAG GGCCCAGGTGAGAGCGAGTACTCGGAGCCCTTCGAGGGTGAGCAGGACCCGGCGCCCGAGGGCGGCTGCGACGAGGAGGCCACAG GGTGCCCGCGGCAGGGCGAGGGCCGGCGGGTGCGGCCGCGCCGGGGTCCCCAGCTGTACGACACCCCCTCCGAGGAGTGGGACACGGCCGGGGACAGCCCGGGGGCACCCCCGGCCCGCGAGAGCCGCCTCCCCCGCGACGACGAGCGCCCGGCCGATGAGTACGACCAGCCCTGGGAGTGGAAGAAGGATCACATCTCACGGGCGTTcgcag TTTGAGAGCCCCGAGCgctcccccagcctgtcccGGCCGCTGCCGCGCTCCCCCCGCGCCCCCGGCGGCCCCCGGCCCgcctgcccccccagcccccggCACGTGGACACCTCGCtgcccctggagaagcaggC ctggtACCACGGCCCCATCGGGCGGGCGGGCGCAGAGACGCTGCTGGCGCTGTGCCGCGAGGGCAGCTTCCTGGTGCGGGACTGCGAGACCAGCCCCGAGGACTACTCGCTGTCCCTCAG gagcagccagggttTCGTGCACGTGAAGCTGACGCGGACCCGGGAGCAGCACTTCAcgctgggccgggccggggccgccttCCCGTCGGTGCCGGCGGCCGTGGGGCACTACACGGCGCGGGCGCTGCCGGTGCGCGGTGCCCGCCACCTGTCCCTGCTCTACCCCGTGGCCGTGCAGCCCCTGTGA
- the SHD gene encoding SH2 domain-containing adapter protein D isoform X2 encodes MAKWLREYLGRGARRSPPRPPQPDYSGPGGPPAAAPAAAALRGPAASPRHRLVRVGGGPRRLQQGPGESEYSEPFEGEQDPAPEGGCDEEATGCPRQGEGRRVRPRRGPQLYDTPSEEWDTAGDSPGAPPARESRLPRDDERPADEYDQPWEWKKDHISRAFAVQFESPERSPSLSRPLPRSPRAPGGPRPACPPSPRHVDTSLPLEKQAWYHGPIGRAGAETLLALCREGSFLVRDCETSPEDYSLSLRSSQGFVHVKLTRTREQHFTLGRAGAAFPSVPAAVGHYTARALPVRGARHLSLLYPVAVQPL; translated from the exons ATGGCCAAGTGGCTCCGGGAGTACCTGGGCCGGGGGGCCCGGCGCTcccccccgcgcccgccccaGCCCGACTACAGCGGTCCCGGGggcccccccgccgccgcccccgccgccgccgcgctccgcggccccgccgcctccccgcgCCACCGCCTCGTGCGGGTGGGGGGCGGCCCCCGCCGCCTGCAGCAG GGCCCAGGTGAGAGCGAGTACTCGGAGCCCTTCGAGGGTGAGCAGGACCCGGCGCCCGAGGGCGGCTGCGACGAGGAGGCCACAG GGTGCCCGCGGCAGGGCGAGGGCCGGCGGGTGCGGCCGCGCCGGGGTCCCCAGCTGTACGACACCCCCTCCGAGGAGTGGGACACGGCCGGGGACAGCCCGGGGGCACCCCCGGCCCGCGAGAGCCGCCTCCCCCGCGACGACGAGCGCCCGGCCGATGAGTACGACCAGCCCTGGGAGTGGAAGAAGGATCACATCTCACGGGCGTTcgcag TGCAGTTTGAGAGCCCCGAGCgctcccccagcctgtcccGGCCGCTGCCGCGCTCCCCCCGCGCCCCCGGCGGCCCCCGGCCCgcctgcccccccagcccccggCACGTGGACACCTCGCtgcccctggagaagcaggC ctggtACCACGGCCCCATCGGGCGGGCGGGCGCAGAGACGCTGCTGGCGCTGTGCCGCGAGGGCAGCTTCCTGGTGCGGGACTGCGAGACCAGCCCCGAGGACTACTCGCTGTCCCTCAG gagcagccagggttTCGTGCACGTGAAGCTGACGCGGACCCGGGAGCAGCACTTCAcgctgggccgggccggggccgccttCCCGTCGGTGCCGGCGGCCGTGGGGCACTACACGGCGCGGGCGCTGCCGGTGCGCGGTGCCCGCCACCTGTCCCTGCTCTACCCCGTGGCCGTGCAGCCCCTGTGA